A portion of the Hylaeus volcanicus isolate JK05 unplaced genomic scaffold, UHH_iyHylVolc1.0_haploid 12237, whole genome shotgun sequence genome contains these proteins:
- the LOC128883786 gene encoding DNA polymerase iota-like has product MTLTNRFHDRAHVILLIDLNCFYCQVEELCDVSIVGKPVAVYQKNYVVTSNYAARDLHVYKGSSVREAKEICPQLILKNGEDLTNYRKASDAFFSILQELTYNTETTVQKVGLDEVFLDITVLSKLCLRYLLELKKKIVTLHQEQISLVQRFLSNHFISNIINNSSVTTKGCSAIPSTPKDSFSILHVPFTYRFDDNLQDTILLEEEGSRKSVLKQSNFLLTCGTHICDQLRHEVYSRLKLCTSAGIGGSKVVAKLASKYLQKPNTQLVVYSSVTPQFIQTHQLCDIPRLGRVTISSLKEHGITSIAEISNYSVSFFLNIFHGNRALAEYLPLACLGKDILVDPVVNSEVPKSISVEDSFSIQRGITNENQLFYTVKMLTYRLVKRAKDYFQSYQKAPTTLKVAVKFYRQFNRQSRQTTLPRLCTTMLTTNDKNEKIVKIFFHAAINILTNWILKHSLIKTPIHVVNLCLTNFKHLPQDSTLRQFIQTSKTTSYFQLTRIVKRSKRKSREENYKKYSVFKSSMTIV; this is encoded by the exons ATGACATTGACGAATCGTTTTCATGATCGAGCTCatgttattttacttattgatctaaattgtttttattgccAAGTTGAAGAACTGTGTGATGTGAGCATTGTTGGAAAACCTGTCGCAGTGTaccaaaaaaattatgttgttACAAGCAATTACGCGGCAAGAGATCTTCACGTGTACAAAGGAAGTTCGGTCCGTGAAgctaaagaaatttgtcctcaactcatattaaaaaatggagaagATTTAACTAATTACAGAAAAGCCTCTGatgcttttttttctattttacagGAGCTTACATATAACACTGAAACCACTGTACAAAAAGTTGGACTTGATGAAGTATTTCTTGATATAACCGTTTTATCCAAATTATGTTTGCGGTATcttttggaattaaaaaagaaaattgtaacgttACACCAAg AACAAATCTCTCTTGTTCaacgttttctttcaaacCATTTTATCAGCAATATAATCAATAACTCAAGTGTAACAACCAAGGGCTGCTCTGCTATTCCTTCCACACCAAAGGATTCTTTTTCCATATTACACGTACCTTTCACGTATCGTTTCGATGACAATTTACAGGATACAATACTTTTAGAAGAG GAAGGTTCACGAAAATCCGTATTAAAACAATCCAATTTTCTGTTAACGTGTGGAACGCACATATGTGACCAACTACGACATGAAGTGTATTCTCGATTGAAATTATGTACATCTGCTG GTATTGGTGGTTCTAAAGTTGTTGCAAAACTTGCTTCCAAATACCTTCAAAAACCTAATACACAACTTGTTGTCTACTCTTCGGTGACGCCTCAATTTATACAA ACACACCAATTATGCGACATACCTCGTTTAGGAAGAGTTACAATTTCCTCACTAAAAGAACACGG AATCACATCTATagcagaaatttcaaattattcggtatctttttttttaaacatttttcatggAAATCGAGCATTAGCGGAATACCTTCCCTTAGCCTGCCTTGGCAAAGATATCCTTGTAGACCCGGTTGTTAATTCTg AAGTACCAAAATCCATTTCCGTAGAAGATTCTTTTTCAATACAGCGCGGTATTACGAATGAAAATCAACTTTTCTATACTGTAAAAATGTTAACATACCGTCTTGTTAAACGAGCTAAAgattactttcaatcttaCCAAAAAGCACCTACTACCCTAAAAGTTGCCGTCAA ATTCTATAGGCAATTCAATCGCCAATCTCGACAAACCACACTTCCTCGTTTGTGTACCACTATGTTAACTACAAACGacaagaatgaaaaaattgttaaaattttttttcatgcagCAATCAACATACTTACAAATTGG ATTTTAAAGCATTCTTTGATCAAAACTCCCATCCATGTCGTGAATCTATGtttaacgaattttaaacatttaccaCAGGATTCCACATTGCGTCAGTTCATTCAAACTTCCAAAACAACATCATACTTCCAGTTGACGCGAATTGTGAAGCGTTCTAAAAGAAAGTCGCGTGAAGAaaactacaaaaaatataGTGTATTCAAATCTTCTATGACAATAGTCTAA
- the LOC128883785 gene encoding uncharacterized protein LOC128883785 isoform X1: MQKSRCFQPVGCSYAAQQAWNAQTRQSGLKKAFIYNAEPCSAYDCWYRLYDITQTAFISMVFNQTGTLLVAMTANSFLRFIGLKTMCIYASIYMCDYFDEGKENIPLTPHHCSETSGTIFMNFLDHDSKLAVKWSESLLIFSLTDSPSIHCLMKINLLAMFHQLNHKTLSFCRTQVLQFEKSSEADTFSKSSPISINSQVFAQQLREDITFVGSYQLSNDFQKTTDICDHLKSVLYIEQCQILQHFNSVFDFFITSEPSISIPMRMIWDFQKKTLMSAEVLLPIESFESPIKIKSQLRCSIVFATCNFGWHFCYDKKNFSKILKYNSAIEAANFNKEAETYSLWNESIHLHANEQHVFCAVVQGSSEFFLHYLFKDYKIPSQTVASIKLKNSLSASTQLVVNKSGSLLLCRSANCLTLMRLSVDQRENEENKDESLTFSKSKDGIPKVKVQVVLCYQKPIPRDRLTFCAISNAPCHVNVILLFYGKSNSTVQFLRFNEKKGSIEVNKSLQLSNCKELDQIVWIPCTFQWAALSKGERCLLLFGFPKRKETWHLTLSNFSLLTENFEIVESESEFDFKENTTTNQQVFEAILPHSCISNVLPNATLIQKSWYTSLILYGSPPIYPFCLPPEDLATLKVPIETKQDNTVTLLTKRLNVFQEFWVLSKC; the protein is encoded by the exons atgcaaaaaagtCGATGTTTTCAACCCGTTGGATGTAGTTATGCTGCACAGCAAGCTTGGAATGCTCAAACACGACAAAGTGGACTGAAGAAAGCATTCATATACAATGCAGAACCATGTAGTGCATATGACTGTTGGTACCGGCTTTATGATATTACTCAAACtgcttttatttcaatggtGTTTAATCAAACGGGAACATTATTAGTAGCAATGACAGCGAATAGTTTTTTGCGTTTTATTGGTTTGAAAACAATGTGTATTTACGCTTCAATTTATATGTGTGACTATTTTGACG aagGTAAGGAAAACATTCCTTTGACACCGCATCACTGTAGTGAAACATCTGGTACAATCTTCATGAACTTTTTGGACCATGATTCAAAACTAGCAGTGAAATGGAGTGAAAGCttacttattttttctttaaccgATTCTCCTTCTATTCACTGCTTGATGAAGATAAATCTATTAGCAATGTTCCATCAATTAAATCACAAAACCTTATCATTTTGTAGGACTCAAGTTTTGCAATTTGAGAAATCATCTGAGGCTGATACTTTTTCCAAATCGTCACCAATTTCAATAAACTCACAAGTGTTTGCACAACAATTAAGAGAGGATATAACTTTTGTTGGAAGTTATCAATTATcaaatgattttcaaaaaacaacGGACATATGCGATCATTTAAAAAGTGTACTTTACATTGAGCAATGTCAAATTTTGCAACATTTCAATAGcgtgtttgattttttcattacaagCGAACCCAGTATTTCTATTCCTATGCGCATGATTtgggattttcaaaaaaaaacattaatgtCGGCTGAAGTATTGTTACCGATAGAATCGTTCGAAtctccaataaaaataaaaagtcaatTAAGATGTTCAATTGTTTTTGCAACATGCAACTTTGGATGGCATTTCTGTTACGATAAAAAGAACTTTAGCAAAATACTAAAGTACAATAGTGCAATAGAGGCAGCAAATTTTAACAAAGAAGCAGAAACTTATTCTTTATGGAATGAGTCTATCCATTTGCATGCAAACGAGCAACATGTTTTTTGTGCCGTTGTACAAGGTTCCagcgaattttttttacactatCTTTTTAAGGATTATAAGATACCAAGTCAAACAGTAGCATCcattaaacttaaaaattcattatctGCGTCTACTCAACTTGTAGTGAATAAATCAGGATCTCTTTTATTATGTCGATCTGCTAATTGCTTAACACTCATGAGGCTTTCTGTTGATCaaagagaaaatgaagaaaacaaGGACGAGTCGCTCACTTTCTCAAAGTCTAAGGATGGCATTCCAAAAGTTAAGG TTCAAGTCGTTTTGTGTTACCAAAAACCTATACCACGAGATCGTTTAACATTCTGCGCAATAAGTAACGCTCCGTGTCATGTGAACgttattttgttgttttatggAAAA AGTAATTCAACTGTTCAGTTTCTtcgatttaatgaaaaaaaagggTCTATTGAAGTCAATAAAAGTTTACAATTATCGAATTGTAAGGAATTGGATCAG atAGTATGGATCCCCTGTACATTTCAATGGGCGGCCCTTTCGAAAGGGGAAAGATGTCTACTTCTTTTTGGTTTtccgaaaagaaaagaaacgtggCATCTGACACTGtctaatttttcgttattgaCTGAAAATTTTGAGATTGTTGAA TCTGAATCTGAATTCGATTTTAAGGAAAACACTACTACAAATCAACAAGTTTTTGAAGCTATCTTGCCACATTCATGTATTTCAAATGTACTACCCAATGctactttaattcaaaaaagttGGTACACATCGTTAATATTATACGGATCACCTCCAAT ATACCCATTTTGTTTACCACCAGAAGACTTAGCTACATTAAAAGTTCCCATTGAAACAAAACAAGACAATACTGTTACGCTTCTTACAAAACGTTTAAAcgtatttcaagaattttggGTTCTATCGAAATGTTGA
- the LOC128883785 gene encoding uncharacterized protein LOC128883785 isoform X2, with product MQKSRCFQPVGCSYAAQQAWNAQTRQSGLKKAFIYNAEPCSAYDCWYRLYDITQTAFISMVFNQTGTLLVAMTANSFLRFIGLKTMCIYASIYMCDYFDEGKENIPLTPHHCSETSGTIFMNFLDHDSKLAVKWSESLLIFSLTDSPSIHCLMKINLLAMFHQLNHKTLSFCRTQVLQFEKSSEADTFSKSSPISINSQVFAQQLREDITFVGSYQLSNDFQKTTDICDHLKSVLYIEQCQILQHFNSVFDFFITSEPSISIPMRMIWDFQKKTLMSAEVLLPIESFESPIKIKSQLRCSIVFATCNFGWHFCYDKKNFSKILKYNSAIEAANFNKEAETYSLWNESIHLHANEQHVFCAVVQGSSEFFLHYLFKDYKIPSQTVASIKLKNSLSASTQLVVNKSGSLLLCRSANCLTLMRLSVDQRENEENKDESLTFSKSKDGIPKVKVQVVLCYQKPIPRDRLTFCAISNAPCHVNVILLFYGKSNSTVQFLRFNEKKGSIEVNKSLQLSNCKELDQYGSPVHFNGRPFRKGKDVYFFLVFRKEKKRGI from the exons atgcaaaaaagtCGATGTTTTCAACCCGTTGGATGTAGTTATGCTGCACAGCAAGCTTGGAATGCTCAAACACGACAAAGTGGACTGAAGAAAGCATTCATATACAATGCAGAACCATGTAGTGCATATGACTGTTGGTACCGGCTTTATGATATTACTCAAACtgcttttatttcaatggtGTTTAATCAAACGGGAACATTATTAGTAGCAATGACAGCGAATAGTTTTTTGCGTTTTATTGGTTTGAAAACAATGTGTATTTACGCTTCAATTTATATGTGTGACTATTTTGACG aagGTAAGGAAAACATTCCTTTGACACCGCATCACTGTAGTGAAACATCTGGTACAATCTTCATGAACTTTTTGGACCATGATTCAAAACTAGCAGTGAAATGGAGTGAAAGCttacttattttttctttaaccgATTCTCCTTCTATTCACTGCTTGATGAAGATAAATCTATTAGCAATGTTCCATCAATTAAATCACAAAACCTTATCATTTTGTAGGACTCAAGTTTTGCAATTTGAGAAATCATCTGAGGCTGATACTTTTTCCAAATCGTCACCAATTTCAATAAACTCACAAGTGTTTGCACAACAATTAAGAGAGGATATAACTTTTGTTGGAAGTTATCAATTATcaaatgattttcaaaaaacaacGGACATATGCGATCATTTAAAAAGTGTACTTTACATTGAGCAATGTCAAATTTTGCAACATTTCAATAGcgtgtttgattttttcattacaagCGAACCCAGTATTTCTATTCCTATGCGCATGATTtgggattttcaaaaaaaaacattaatgtCGGCTGAAGTATTGTTACCGATAGAATCGTTCGAAtctccaataaaaataaaaagtcaatTAAGATGTTCAATTGTTTTTGCAACATGCAACTTTGGATGGCATTTCTGTTACGATAAAAAGAACTTTAGCAAAATACTAAAGTACAATAGTGCAATAGAGGCAGCAAATTTTAACAAAGAAGCAGAAACTTATTCTTTATGGAATGAGTCTATCCATTTGCATGCAAACGAGCAACATGTTTTTTGTGCCGTTGTACAAGGTTCCagcgaattttttttacactatCTTTTTAAGGATTATAAGATACCAAGTCAAACAGTAGCATCcattaaacttaaaaattcattatctGCGTCTACTCAACTTGTAGTGAATAAATCAGGATCTCTTTTATTATGTCGATCTGCTAATTGCTTAACACTCATGAGGCTTTCTGTTGATCaaagagaaaatgaagaaaacaaGGACGAGTCGCTCACTTTCTCAAAGTCTAAGGATGGCATTCCAAAAGTTAAGG TTCAAGTCGTTTTGTGTTACCAAAAACCTATACCACGAGATCGTTTAACATTCTGCGCAATAAGTAACGCTCCGTGTCATGTGAACgttattttgttgttttatggAAAA AGTAATTCAACTGTTCAGTTTCTtcgatttaatgaaaaaaaagggTCTATTGAAGTCAATAAAAGTTTACAATTATCGAATTGTAAGGAATTGGATCAG TATGGATCCCCTGTACATTTCAATGGGCGGCCCTTTCGAAAGGGGAAAGATGTCTACTTCTTTTTGGTTTtccgaaaagaaaagaaacgtggCATCTGA